In the Arachis ipaensis cultivar K30076 chromosome B10, Araip1.1, whole genome shotgun sequence genome, one interval contains:
- the LOC107620420 gene encoding ultraviolet-B receptor UVR8-like: protein MDGQLGTNREDTPDENSIGGVYNLAPHLLNKFPELHSLEGKGSIKIHAAKAGEKMSMVIDNRDTFWMWRNYPQESKGEFSLLSSFIPMPILAFHGLNVAKVACGNEYIVALVSTEESNNGEDLVCYSYGFNNHGQLGLGNRENMAHPEVVKTFDEESPWTIYDIACDAAHTALLTRKKKSTELESKYWTFGLGDNGQLGHGTTQSALFPTPVQDLPQDISLIGIDCGLFYTSVVSSSGDVLSWGMEKGLGLCPDVGCGSSDSSDALSPLRKLCVSYQPKFPDPVQVACGAAHAVIVVRDGYNVWSWGRGRCGVLGTGNELDCYTPYQGAVKGSHYNYFKWVDDDDYQVVDVCGTKKDAGTDMEVESDYDEWRVKVAWKLGSLEVEVRDLKLLIILMFGVVVILYCLLCTSK from the exons ATGGATGGTCAACTTGGCACTAACAGAGAGGACACACCTGATGAAAATTCTATTGGTGGAGTTTATAACCTAGCACCCCACCTATTGAATAAGTTTCCCGAATTGCACTCACTTGAAGGAAAAGGATCAATTAAG ATACATGCTGCCAAAGCAGGAGAAAAGATGTCTATGGTTATTGATAATCGTGACACCTTCTGGATGTGGAGAAACTACCCACAAGAAAGCAAAGGTGAATTCTCTCTTCTAAGTAGTTTCATTCCAATGCCAATACTGGCCTTTCATGGCCTTAATGTTGCCAAGGTTGCATGTGGAAATGAGTATATTGTAGCATTGGTTAGTACCGAAGAATCAAACAATGGTGAAGATTTGGTTTGCTACTCTTACGGTTTTAACAACCATGGCCAGTTAGGATTGGGGAATAGGGAGAACATGGCACATCCAGAAGTTGTGAAAACATTTGATGAGGAGTCCCCTTGGACAATTTATGACATAGCATGTGATGCTGCTCACACTGCCTTGCTCACTCGCAAAAAGAAATCTACCGAGTTAGAAAGCAAGTACTGGACTTTTGGCCTTGGGGATAATGGCCAACTCGGGCATGGAACAACCCAAAGCGCATTATTTCCTACCCCTGTTCAAGACTTGCCGCAAGATATATCTCTTATTGGTATCGATTGCGGCTTGTTTTATACAAGTGTGGTTTCCTCATCAGGGGATGTGTTGTCATGGGGAATGGAGAAGGGTCTTGGCTTATGCCCTGATGTTGGTTGTGGTTCATCAGATTCAAGTGATGCCCTCTCACCCTTGCGTAAACTGTGTGTTTCATACCAACCTAAGTTTCCAGATCCGGTTCAAGTTGCATGTGGAGCTGCACATGCTGTTATTGTTGTGCGGGATGGATATAATGTGTGGTCTTGGGGTAGGGGGCGATGTGGAGTTCTTGGAACCGGTAACGAATTGGATTGTTATACCCCCTACCAAGGTGCGGTG AAGGGCAGTCACTACAATTATTTTAAGTGGGTTGATGATGATGACTATCAAGTAGTGGATGTATGTGGTACAAAGAAAGATGCAGGAACTGATATGGAGGTTGAAAGTGACTATGATGAATGGAGGGTGAAGGTGGCATGGAAATTGGGCAGTTTAGAAGTTGAAGTTAGAGATTTGAAACTGCTAATAATTTTGATGTTTGGAGTAGTTGTGATACTCTATTGTTTGTTATGTACTTCTAAATAA